From the genome of Fusobacterium varium, one region includes:
- the selU gene encoding tRNA 2-selenouridine synthase has translation MNTIAYSELLKLDNYTLVDVRTPKEFESEPIPNAINIPVLLNDERAIVGTAYVQQSKEIAKELGINFISKRLPEIFKQVQGLSSKNKKIVFFCARGGMRSGTMCSLFQALGYKCMKLEGGYKAYREFVYKSIPVLNEKFKYVIIHGRTGIGKTKILAKLHEMGYPVLNLEKIADHKGSHFGAIGEKRKQSQKRFETKLYEFLVSNDKGYILAESESKRIGNIYIPDSVYNSLVSGYHLIAETTPEHRIEILMEDYADAPEEALRECIMRISRYTSKKNIESYLELLENKKLPELAAELIKEYYDPLYQKSIDKYQFNHKIQYSTTDEGVEKVIEFLREKEFI, from the coding sequence ATGAATACAATTGCCTATAGTGAACTTTTAAAATTGGATAATTACACCTTAGTTGATGTGAGAACTCCAAAGGAATTTGAAAGTGAACCTATTCCCAATGCTATCAATATTCCAGTTTTATTAAATGATGAAAGAGCTATAGTTGGAACAGCATATGTACAACAGTCAAAAGAAATAGCCAAAGAACTGGGAATAAATTTTATTTCTAAAAGACTTCCTGAAATTTTTAAACAGGTACAGGGACTTTCTTCTAAAAATAAAAAAATAGTATTTTTCTGTGCAAGAGGTGGAATGAGAAGTGGAACTATGTGTTCTCTTTTTCAAGCTCTGGGATATAAATGTATGAAGCTTGAAGGTGGTTATAAAGCCTACAGAGAATTTGTCTATAAATCAATCCCTGTTCTCAATGAAAAATTTAAATATGTAATCATTCATGGAAGAACAGGTATAGGAAAAACTAAAATACTTGCTAAGCTTCATGAAATGGGATATCCTGTGCTAAATCTTGAAAAAATTGCAGATCACAAGGGCTCTCATTTTGGTGCTATTGGTGAGAAAAGAAAGCAAAGTCAAAAAAGATTTGAAACAAAACTTTATGAATTTCTTGTTTCAAATGATAAAGGTTATATTCTTGCTGAAAGTGAAAGTAAAAGAATAGGAAATATCTATATTCCTGATTCTGTTTATAATTCTCTTGTTTCTGGATATCATCTAATAGCTGAAACTACTCCTGAACATAGAATAGAAATTCTTATGGAAGATTATGCTGATGCTCCTGAAGAAGCTTTGAGAGAATGTATAATGAGAATCAGTCGTTATACTTCTAAAAAAAATATTGAAAGCTATTTAGAACTTCTTGAAAATAAAAAACTGCCTGAATTAGCTGCTGAATTGATAAAAGAATATTATGATCCTCTCTATCAAAAAAGTATAGATAAATATCAATTTAATCATAAAATACAGTATTCAACTACTGATGAGGGAGTAGAAAAAGTTATTGAATTTTTAAGGGAAAAAGAATTTATATAA